In the Colwellia sp. 20A7 genome, one interval contains:
- the ftsH gene encoding ATP-dependent zinc metalloprotease FtsH — translation MSDMAKNLILWLVIAVVLMSVFQSFSPNTANEAQMDYTRFITDVRQGQIRDASVDRNGVITGEKRTGESYTTTIPGGYDRDLINDLVKQGVRAQGKLPEETSFLTTIFVSWFPMILLIGVWIFFMRQMQGGGGKGAMSFGKSKARQLGEEQIKTTFADVAGCDEAKEDVAELVEYLREPTKFQKLGGRIPSGILLVGQPGTGKTLLAKAIAGEAKVPFFTISGSDFVEMFVGVGASRVRDMFEQAKKAAPCIIFIDEIDAVGRQRGAGMGGGHDEREQTLNQMLVEMDGFEGNEGVIVIAATNRPDVLDPALLRPGRFDRQVTVGLPDIRGREQILKVHMRKVPLGDDVKAGVIARGTPGFSGADLANLVNEAALWAARTSRRTVSMHEFDKAKDKIMMGSERKSMVMSESEKEMTAYHEAGHALIGRLVPDHDPVYKVSIIPRGRALGVTMYLPEQDRFSHSKQHLESNISSLYGGRIAEEVIYGSDKVSTGASNDIERATSIARKMVTQWGLSEKLGPMLFAEEEGEVFLGRTSSKSLHMSDETAKLIDEEIKLLISRNYDRAENLIKENVDILHAMKDALMKYETIDALQIDDLMARVDVRKPSDWDDNDSPTSNSSSNSNEGGSAKKSAEPEKNVTPDLSEPSSDTPTK, via the coding sequence TTGAGCGATATGGCAAAAAATCTTATTTTATGGTTAGTAATAGCCGTTGTTTTAATGTCTGTTTTTCAGAGTTTTTCTCCTAATACAGCAAATGAAGCACAAATGGACTACACACGTTTTATCACTGATGTTCGTCAAGGACAAATCCGTGATGCTAGCGTAGACAGAAACGGTGTTATTACTGGTGAAAAACGTACTGGTGAAAGCTACACTACTACTATTCCTGGTGGGTATGACCGTGACTTAATTAACGACTTAGTTAAGCAAGGTGTTCGTGCTCAAGGTAAATTACCAGAGGAAACTAGCTTTTTAACAACTATTTTTGTTTCTTGGTTCCCAATGATTTTACTTATTGGGGTATGGATTTTCTTTATGCGCCAAATGCAAGGTGGGGGCGGTAAAGGGGCAATGTCTTTTGGGAAATCAAAAGCGCGCCAATTAGGCGAAGAACAAATAAAAACAACTTTTGCTGATGTTGCTGGTTGTGATGAAGCTAAAGAAGATGTTGCTGAATTAGTAGAATACTTACGAGAACCTACTAAATTTCAAAAATTAGGCGGTCGTATTCCTTCAGGTATTTTACTTGTTGGTCAGCCGGGTACAGGTAAAACCTTATTAGCTAAAGCTATTGCTGGTGAAGCGAAAGTACCTTTCTTTACTATTTCAGGTTCTGATTTTGTTGAAATGTTTGTCGGTGTTGGTGCATCACGTGTTCGTGATATGTTTGAACAAGCTAAAAAAGCAGCACCTTGTATCATTTTCATTGATGAAATTGATGCTGTAGGTCGCCAACGTGGCGCAGGTATGGGTGGTGGTCATGATGAACGTGAACAAACATTAAACCAAATGCTAGTTGAAATGGATGGTTTTGAAGGTAATGAAGGCGTTATTGTTATTGCTGCAACTAACCGTCCAGATGTTTTAGATCCTGCATTATTACGCCCAGGTCGATTCGATCGTCAAGTAACTGTTGGTTTACCTGATATTCGTGGTCGTGAACAAATTTTAAAAGTACACATGCGTAAAGTTCCTTTAGGAGACGATGTTAAAGCGGGTGTTATTGCACGTGGTACTCCAGGTTTCTCGGGTGCTGATTTAGCAAACTTAGTGAATGAAGCTGCATTATGGGCTGCTCGTACTTCACGACGCACAGTAAGTATGCATGAGTTTGATAAAGCTAAAGATAAAATTATGATGGGCTCAGAACGTAAGTCGATGGTAATGAGCGAGTCTGAAAAAGAAATGACTGCATATCATGAAGCAGGTCATGCACTTATTGGTCGTTTAGTCCCAGATCATGACCCTGTTTATAAAGTAAGTATTATTCCACGTGGCCGAGCGTTAGGTGTAACTATGTACTTACCAGAACAAGACAGATTTAGTCATTCTAAACAGCATTTAGAAAGTAACATTTCTTCTTTATATGGTGGTCGTATCGCTGAAGAAGTTATTTACGGTAGTGATAAAGTGTCTACAGGTGCTTCAAACGATATTGAGCGCGCAACAAGTATTGCTCGTAAAATGGTGACACAATGGGGACTTTCAGAAAAATTAGGTCCTATGCTTTTTGCTGAAGAAGAAGGTGAAGTGTTCTTAGGGCGTACATCATCTAAGTCATTACATATGTCTGATGAAACAGCGAAACTTATTGATGAAGAAATTAAGTTACTAATTTCACGTAACTATGACCGTGCTGAAAATTTAATCAAAGAAAATGTAGATATTTTACATGCAATGAAAGATGCATTAATGAAATATGAAACAATTGACGCTTTGCAAATTGATGATTTAATGGCAAGAGTTGATGTTAGAAAGCCATCTGATTGGGATGATAATGATTCTCCTACTTCAAATTCTAGCTCAAATTCAAATGAAGGTGGTTCAGCTAAGAAATCAGCAGAGCCTGAAAAAAATGTAACGCCTGATTTATCAGAGCCAAGCAGTGATACACCTACTAAATAA
- the folP gene encoding dihydropteroate synthase, with translation MSENSKNKQFNQAALADLTNVQVMGIVNVTPDSFSDGGKFAQFDHALKQVELMIENGVDIIDIGGESTRPGAVDVSEADELARVIPLLKAIKSRFNICVSIDTSKAVVMNEAITYGADMINDVRALQNEGCLDVIAQSDVSVCLMHMKGLPRTMQTSPQYTNIISDIVSFFKERITTCEQYGIKSERLILDPGFGFGKTLGHNYQMLAQFALFKKLNLPILAGTSRKSMLGNLLNRDVEQRLAGSLATAILAVQQGANIVRVHDVAETVDAMKILNAVAKHN, from the coding sequence ATGTCTGAAAACTCTAAAAATAAACAATTCAATCAAGCTGCATTAGCCGACTTAACTAATGTACAAGTGATGGGCATTGTAAATGTCACTCCTGACTCTTTTTCTGATGGTGGAAAGTTCGCCCAATTTGACCATGCATTAAAGCAAGTTGAATTGATGATTGAAAATGGAGTCGATATCATTGATATTGGGGGTGAATCAACTCGTCCAGGTGCCGTTGATGTAAGTGAAGCAGATGAACTAGCACGGGTTATTCCTTTGCTTAAAGCGATTAAGTCCCGTTTTAATATCTGTGTCTCTATCGATACAAGTAAAGCTGTCGTCATGAATGAAGCCATAACTTATGGTGCAGACATGATTAACGATGTTCGAGCGTTACAAAATGAAGGTTGTCTTGATGTTATCGCGCAAAGTGATGTTTCTGTATGTTTAATGCATATGAAAGGCTTACCAAGAACCATGCAAACAAGCCCTCAATATACAAATATAATCAGTGATATAGTTAGCTTTTTTAAAGAGCGTATTACAACTTGTGAGCAATATGGCATCAAATCTGAACGTTTAATTTTAGATCCTGGTTTTGGGTTTGGGAAAACACTTGGGCACAACTACCAAATGTTAGCTCAGTTTGCTTTGTTTAAAAAATTGAATCTACCTATACTTGCTGGAACCTCGCGTAAATCAATGTTAGGTAACCTACTGAATCGTGATGTTGAACAACGATTAGCTGGGAGTTTGGCCACTGCTATTCTTGCTGTGCAGCAAGGAGCAAATATAGTACGCGTGCATGATGTGGCAGAAACTGTCGATGCAATGAAAATTTTAAATGCTGTTGCAAAACATAATTAA
- the glmM gene encoding phosphoglucosamine mutase → MASRKYFGTDGIRGLVGQYPISPEFVMKLGYAAGKVLAAQGTKKVLIGKDTRISGYMLESALEAGFSAAGIDIGLLGPMPTPGIAYLTKTFRAEAGIVISASHNPYYDNGIKFFSQDGEKLPDDVELAIEAELDKPMGCVDSAHLGKASRIEDAAGRYIEFCKSNFPSQISLKDLTIVVDCANGATYHIAPNVFRELGATVIEVGTSPNGTNINENCGATSMKMVSEAVVEHKADLGIALDGDGDRLMMVDHTGYVIDGDEVVYIIACNDLKSGSLQGGVVGTLMSNMGLELALEELGIPFARSNVGDRYVMELLREKGWQLGAENSGHIINLSHTSTGDGIIAALNVLTALKQQGKSLLELRQGMTMLPQILVNVRFTGDSDPINSPSVQASVDKVNARLSGRGRVLLRKSGTEPLIRVMVEGPELEEVTALANEIAESVKLAS, encoded by the coding sequence ATGGCTAGTCGTAAATATTTTGGTACTGACGGAATACGTGGTTTAGTTGGTCAGTATCCAATTTCTCCTGAATTTGTTATGAAGCTAGGTTATGCTGCAGGTAAAGTATTAGCAGCACAAGGCACTAAAAAAGTATTAATTGGTAAAGATACCCGCATTTCAGGTTATATGCTTGAATCAGCATTAGAAGCTGGTTTTTCAGCGGCAGGTATTGATATCGGTCTACTAGGTCCAATGCCTACGCCGGGTATTGCTTACCTAACTAAAACCTTTCGTGCAGAAGCTGGTATTGTTATTAGTGCATCACACAATCCTTATTACGATAATGGTATTAAATTTTTCTCACAAGATGGCGAAAAATTACCCGATGACGTTGAATTAGCAATTGAAGCGGAACTTGATAAACCAATGGGCTGTGTTGATTCAGCGCATTTAGGTAAAGCAAGCCGAATTGAAGATGCAGCAGGTCGTTATATTGAATTTTGTAAAAGTAATTTTCCAAGCCAAATTTCGCTTAAAGATTTAACGATTGTTGTTGATTGTGCTAACGGTGCTACCTATCACATTGCTCCTAATGTTTTTCGTGAGTTAGGCGCGACTGTTATTGAAGTTGGCACATCACCTAATGGCACTAATATCAATGAAAATTGTGGTGCAACATCAATGAAGATGGTAAGTGAAGCAGTAGTTGAGCATAAAGCTGACTTAGGTATTGCACTTGATGGTGACGGCGATCGCTTAATGATGGTGGACCATACAGGTTATGTAATTGACGGTGATGAAGTCGTTTATATTATTGCTTGTAACGATTTAAAGTCGGGTAGCTTACAAGGCGGTGTCGTTGGTACTTTAATGAGTAACATGGGTCTTGAACTTGCCTTAGAAGAATTAGGGATTCCTTTTGCCCGCAGTAACGTAGGTGACCGATATGTTATGGAATTACTAAGAGAGAAAGGCTGGCAATTAGGCGCTGAAAACTCAGGACACATTATTAATTTAAGTCATACATCAACCGGTGATGGTATTATCGCCGCTTTAAATGTTTTAACAGCACTTAAACAGCAAGGAAAATCATTACTTGAATTGCGTCAAGGCATGACTATGTTACCGCAAATATTGGTTAATGTTCGCTTTACTGGCGACAGTGATCCTATTAATTCACCAAGTGTACAAGCATCTGTTGATAAAGTTAATGCTCGATTATCAGGCCGTGGACGAGTATTATTACGTAAATCAGGAACAGAACCTTTAATTAGAGTCATGGTTGAAGGTCCTGAATTAGAAGAAGTTACCGCCTTAGCAAATGAAATCGCAGAGTCAGTTAAGCTAGCAAGTTAA
- the tpiA gene encoding triose-phosphate isomerase, producing the protein MARRAIVAANWKMNGDLALVDTMISGLTNVKLQDDVSVVICPSSPYLSEFVAKRNSNNLSSVIHVGAQNVSEHQSGAYTGQISTKMLQELSVEFVIIGHSERRRYYQETSTQVAHKVNAVLNAGLTPIICIGESETERATEQTEAVLASQLQPVIDEIGIEKFIDVVIAYEPVWAIGTGKTASNEMAQETHKFIRQFLAKANESVANKVPLLYGGSVNSSNCEELFAQPDIDGGLIGGASLQVEQFKIICSAAKGK; encoded by the coding sequence ATGGCTAGACGTGCAATCGTTGCTGCTAACTGGAAGATGAATGGTGATTTAGCATTAGTTGACACTATGATCTCTGGTTTAACTAACGTGAAATTACAAGATGATGTTAGTGTGGTTATTTGTCCTAGTTCCCCTTATTTATCTGAATTTGTAGCTAAAAGAAATTCAAATAATTTAAGCTCAGTTATACATGTTGGTGCTCAAAATGTTAGTGAACACCAAAGTGGAGCATATACTGGTCAAATTTCTACAAAAATGTTGCAGGAATTATCAGTAGAATTTGTTATTATAGGCCATTCTGAACGTAGACGTTATTATCAAGAAACGTCTACTCAAGTTGCACATAAAGTAAATGCCGTACTCAATGCAGGTTTAACGCCTATTATATGCATTGGTGAAAGCGAAACTGAAAGAGCAACTGAACAAACAGAAGCCGTACTTGCTTCACAATTACAACCTGTTATTGATGAAATAGGTATAGAAAAATTTATTGATGTTGTGATCGCTTATGAACCCGTTTGGGCTATAGGTACAGGAAAAACAGCATCAAACGAGATGGCACAAGAAACACATAAATTTATTCGTCAATTTCTAGCTAAAGCTAATGAAAGTGTCGCGAATAAAGTGCCTTTGTTATACGGTGGCAGCGTGAATTCGTCAAACTGTGAAGAATTATTCGCACAACCTGATATAGACGGTGGTCTTATTGGTGGTGCTAGTTTACAAGTTGAACAATTTAAAATAATTTGTTCAGCCGCTAAAGGAAAGTAA
- the secG gene encoding preprotein translocase subunit SecG, whose translation MLYQVLIIAYVLIALALIGLVLIQQGKGADMGASFGAGSSATVFGSGGSGNFLTKTTTWLAIGFFVISLVLGNLTANRTKSVDEWNDLSVPVSEQTMPTDAIPSDIESAEAIMSENSDVPTADDVATKVEDGDIPN comes from the coding sequence ATGTTGTATCAAGTTTTAATTATAGCCTACGTACTTATCGCCTTAGCCTTAATTGGTTTAGTGCTAATTCAACAAGGTAAAGGTGCTGATATGGGTGCCTCTTTTGGTGCTGGTTCATCAGCAACAGTATTTGGCTCAGGTGGTTCAGGTAACTTTTTAACTAAAACTACAACATGGTTAGCCATTGGCTTTTTTGTTATTAGTTTAGTTTTAGGTAACTTAACTGCTAATCGCACAAAATCTGTTGATGAATGGAATGACTTAAGTGTTCCTGTTAGCGAACAAACTATGCCAACTGATGCTATTCCAAGCGACATTGAAAGTGCAGAAGCTATCATGAGTGAAAATTCAGATGTTCCAACTGCTGATGATGTTGCTACTAAAGTTGAAGATGGCGATATACCTAACTAG